The proteins below come from a single Geobacillus thermoleovorans genomic window:
- a CDS encoding response regulator — protein MEHHSSSHVPRIKVLIADDNPFVREGLRIILSTYDEFDVAATVGDGKEAVEYCRHHEVDVALLDVRMPNMNGVEATKLLCEQTKTKPLILTTFDDDEYILDAIQYGAKGYFLKNTDPERIREAIKAVYHGQVVMQEIVMDKIKSNLKEEAEAAPKIDKSLFTERELDIMALIAKGLSNKEIAKQLFLSEGTVANYITSILDKTGLQHRTQIAVYYLTGKVG, from the coding sequence ATGGAACATCACTCTTCGTCCCATGTTCCGCGCATAAAAGTGCTCATCGCCGATGACAATCCCTTTGTCCGCGAAGGGCTGCGGATCATCTTAAGCACGTATGACGAGTTTGATGTCGCCGCGACTGTAGGCGATGGGAAAGAGGCAGTGGAATATTGTCGACATCATGAAGTTGATGTCGCGTTATTGGATGTGCGCATGCCGAACATGAATGGAGTGGAAGCGACAAAGCTTCTATGCGAGCAGACGAAGACAAAGCCGCTCATCTTGACGACGTTTGATGATGATGAATACATTCTAGACGCCATTCAATACGGCGCAAAAGGATATTTTTTAAAAAATACGGACCCGGAACGAATCCGCGAAGCGATCAAAGCGGTGTATCACGGCCAAGTGGTGATGCAGGAGATTGTGATGGACAAAATTAAGTCCAACTTAAAAGAAGAAGCGGAAGCAGCGCCGAAAATCGATAAAAGCCTGTTTACGGAACGAGAGTTGGACATTATGGCGCTCATTGCGAAGGGGCTTTCGAATAAAGAGATTGCCAAACAGCTATTTCTCTCCGAGGGAACGGTGGCCAATTACATCACATCGATTTTGGACAAAACCGGACTGCAACATCGAACGCAAATTGCCGTTTATTATCTGACGGGAAAAGTCGGCTGA
- a CDS encoding DoxX family protein, whose product MHSHELGAFLLRIVTGFIFFAHGWVKWQRGLEAAADSFVAMGLPGWLAYIVTIIELAGGWAMMLGLGTRPIAAAFAVIMVGAIATAKVDAGLLGNGRETGYEFNLALLAMSVYLWLNGSRLWSLDTVIGRPRG is encoded by the coding sequence ATGCATTCTCACGAACTAGGCGCCTTTCTATTGCGGATTGTCACCGGATTCATCTTTTTCGCCCATGGGTGGGTGAAATGGCAACGGGGGCTTGAGGCGGCAGCGGATTCGTTTGTTGCTATGGGCCTTCCCGGCTGGCTCGCCTACATCGTGACGATCATAGAGCTTGCTGGGGGCTGGGCGATGATGCTTGGCCTTGGCACACGCCCGATCGCCGCGGCATTTGCCGTCATCATGGTCGGGGCCATCGCCACGGCGAAAGTCGACGCCGGCTTGCTCGGCAACGGCCGGGAAACGGGCTATGAATTCAATCTCGCCTTGCTCGCTATGTCCGTATATTTGTGGCTGAACGGCAGCCGGCTTTGGTCGTTAGACACGGTCATCGGGCGGCCGCGGGGCTAA
- a CDS encoding ABC transporter permease, producing MNDVIWLVRYTLKRTFRRKINFLLYFGTPLAAILLSLFAAGGNPVKEVRIGIVNEDQGRITDDTIRFLKSLDHLSVKSVKLSAVDEQITSQKMDGVLIFRQGFSESVQHGQPRPIELVSLKGTEITMFIKSYLHEYIDHLATLGRLANGDRDLFWKMYERYQQAPFRLSVHSLPDTAKQKGVTYQTIGYLVMIMLMSAGNLTEIIIKEKEERTYSRLLTTPIQARTYVLSNIVVNLLIMTAQIIVTIVAMKNIFHIDPNISMWQMALVLLLFSLSAIGLSLITVMFANSSASAGALQPLITVPTCMLAGCFWPVELMPKFLQKAAYFIPQRWALDFLVKLQEGRSFGSLYWHLLILLAFALTFFLLAVYKFSRSQQSGQFV from the coding sequence GTGAATGACGTCATCTGGTTGGTGAGATATACGTTAAAGCGAACGTTCCGTCGGAAAATCAATTTTTTGTTATATTTTGGAACTCCGTTGGCGGCGATCCTTTTGTCTTTGTTTGCGGCCGGGGGCAACCCTGTCAAGGAAGTTCGCATTGGAATCGTCAATGAGGATCAAGGACGGATTACCGATGATACGATCCGTTTTCTGAAAAGCCTTGATCATCTCTCCGTGAAAAGCGTGAAGTTATCAGCGGTCGATGAGCAAATCACCTCGCAAAAGATGGATGGCGTGCTGATTTTTCGCCAAGGGTTTTCCGAAAGCGTCCAGCACGGCCAGCCCCGGCCGATAGAACTTGTCTCGCTCAAGGGAACGGAAATCACGATGTTCATCAAGTCGTACTTGCATGAATACATCGATCATCTGGCGACATTGGGGCGATTGGCCAATGGGGATCGTGATCTCTTTTGGAAGATGTATGAACGGTATCAACAAGCGCCGTTCCGCCTGTCCGTTCACTCGCTGCCCGACACAGCCAAACAAAAAGGGGTCACGTATCAAACGATCGGTTATTTGGTCATGATTATGTTGATGTCAGCGGGGAATTTGACTGAGATCATCATCAAAGAAAAAGAAGAGCGCACCTATTCTCGTTTATTGACAACACCGATTCAGGCGAGAACGTATGTGTTATCGAATATCGTGGTGAATTTGTTGATTATGACGGCACAAATCATCGTGACAATCGTGGCAATGAAGAACATCTTTCATATTGATCCTAATATTTCGATGTGGCAAATGGCCCTGGTGCTCCTGCTTTTCTCTTTATCCGCGATCGGCTTGTCTTTGATTACAGTGATGTTTGCGAACAGCTCTGCTTCCGCCGGGGCGCTGCAGCCATTGATTACCGTGCCGACATGTATGCTGGCCGGCTGTTTTTGGCCGGTCGAGCTGATGCCGAAATTTTTGCAAAAAGCGGCATATTTTATACCGCAACGGTGGGCGCTCGATTTTTTGGTAAAGCTGCAGGAGGGGCGCTCTTTCGGAAGTTTGTATTGGCATCTGTTGATTCTTCTCGCCTTTGCGCTGACCTTTTTCCTTCTGGCTGTTTACAAGTTTAGCCGAAGCCAACAGAGTGGACAGTTTGTATAA
- a CDS encoding DinB family protein encodes MSRAKKWVQYFLSHRHVTMELIHKIDEAHYDYKPTPTSMTAKQLATHMLFSFYNFTNTAKHGDPSLFRQKIEEPETNLAKLAETYTEKTRQLIESMSDDDFDRTLDLTAIFGTQMSTAQFLQLAMDHEIHHKGQLFVYVRGMGHTDLPLFVKRG; translated from the coding sequence ATGTCCCGCGCAAAAAAATGGGTGCAATATTTCCTTTCCCACCGCCATGTCACGATGGAACTGATCCACAAAATCGACGAAGCGCATTATGATTACAAACCGACGCCGACCTCGATGACAGCGAAGCAGCTGGCGACGCATATGCTGTTCAGCTTCTACAATTTCACTAACACGGCAAAACACGGCGATCCATCGCTGTTCCGGCAAAAAATCGAGGAACCGGAGACGAATTTGGCCAAGCTGGCGGAAACGTATACGGAAAAGACGAGGCAGCTCATCGAATCGATGAGCGATGACGACTTCGACCGGACGCTTGATTTAACTGCCATCTTTGGCACACAAATGTCCACAGCTCAGTTCCTGCAATTGGCAATGGACCATGAAATCCACCATAAAGGCCAGCTGTTCGTCTACGTCCGCGGCATGGGGCATACGGACTTGCCGCTGTTTGTGAAACGCGGTTAA
- a CDS encoding ABC transporter ATP-binding protein, with protein MNILEIKQVTKKFGDFIAVDHMSLTVAEGEIFGFLGANGAGKSTTINMIAGLLRPNAGEIKILGKDIAKHRQFAKRQIGIVPQEIAIYENLTAYENVEFFAGLYGLRGAELRQRVEEALEFVGLSDKRKIYPKHFSGGMKRRLNIACALAHRPKLIIMDEPTVGIDPQSRNYILASVKKLNEMGCTIIYTSHYMEEVEEICTRIAIIDHGKIIAEGTKEQLEAIITDTKDIWLEIRGMDRLNKQHLQDIPGVKAVQCEENMIKISSDISVNNLNEIVQCLINDGVEIRSLEDKSPNLETVFLALTGRNLRD; from the coding sequence ATGAACATTTTAGAGATCAAACAAGTGACCAAAAAATTTGGTGACTTCATCGCTGTCGATCATATGTCTCTTACGGTTGCCGAAGGGGAAATTTTTGGCTTCCTCGGAGCCAATGGCGCGGGAAAAAGCACAACTATCAATATGATTGCTGGGTTGCTGCGCCCGAATGCAGGAGAAATCAAGATTCTCGGCAAGGACATCGCCAAGCATCGCCAGTTTGCCAAACGACAGATCGGCATCGTGCCTCAAGAAATCGCCATCTATGAAAATTTGACGGCGTATGAGAATGTTGAATTTTTTGCCGGGTTGTATGGACTGCGCGGCGCGGAGTTGCGCCAGCGGGTTGAAGAGGCGCTCGAGTTTGTCGGTTTAAGCGATAAGCGCAAAATTTATCCGAAACATTTCTCAGGGGGAATGAAACGGAGGCTCAATATCGCCTGCGCTCTTGCCCATCGGCCGAAGCTCATCATTATGGACGAACCAACAGTCGGCATCGATCCGCAGTCGCGAAATTATATTTTGGCTTCGGTGAAAAAGCTCAATGAGATGGGATGCACGATCATTTATACAAGCCACTATATGGAGGAAGTGGAGGAGATTTGCACACGGATCGCCATCATTGATCATGGAAAGATCATCGCAGAGGGGACAAAGGAGCAGCTGGAAGCGATTATCACCGATACAAAAGATATTTGGCTGGAAATCAGGGGGATGGATCGGCTCAACAAGCAGCATCTTCAAGACATTCCCGGGGTCAAGGCGGTGCAATGTGAAGAAAATATGATCAAAATCAGTTCGGATATCAGTGTCAATAATTTAAACGAAATTGTGCAATGCCTGATCAATGACGGTGTCGAAATCCGTTCGCTTGAAGACAAATCACCGAACTTGGAAACGGTCTTTCTGGCGCTGACGGGGAGAAATTTGCGGGATTAG
- a CDS encoding acyl-CoA dehydrogenase family protein: protein MDFTLPAEIEFLKENVRKFVREVVEPVAMDIEENDQIPQDIIEKSKEMGLFGLSIPEEYGGLGLSMVGKCAIYEELGKTHNGYTTLIGAHTGIGTVGIVELGTEEQKQRYLPKMATGEWIGAFALTEPSAGSNAAAIKTTAVRKGDRYIINGSKHYITNAVDAHVFTVMAVTDPSKGPKGITSFIVEKDFPGFIVGKVERKMGLRGSHSAELFFDNLEVPAENVLGREGEGYVNALKILANGRAGLAARNLGSCIRLLEYCMEYAEQREQFGKPIIEQQAIQHMLAEMSMLIEVLRSTVYRVAWMVDQKMRVVKEAAIAKLFGSEVYNKIADMAVQIHGGLGYMKDYPIERYFRDARITKIYEGTSEIQRNIIASELRKEYGKVRA from the coding sequence ATGGATTTCACGCTGCCAGCCGAGATTGAATTTTTAAAAGAAAACGTCCGCAAGTTTGTGAGAGAAGTTGTCGAACCGGTGGCGATGGATATTGAGGAAAATGACCAGATTCCGCAAGATATCATTGAAAAGTCGAAAGAAATGGGGCTGTTTGGATTAAGCATTCCGGAAGAGTACGGAGGCCTCGGTTTGTCAATGGTCGGCAAATGCGCCATTTACGAAGAGCTCGGCAAAACGCATAACGGCTATACGACGTTAATCGGCGCCCATACCGGCATCGGCACCGTCGGCATCGTTGAGCTCGGCACGGAAGAACAAAAGCAGCGCTATTTGCCAAAGATGGCGACGGGCGAATGGATCGGCGCTTTTGCTCTCACTGAGCCCAGCGCCGGATCAAACGCCGCTGCGATCAAAACGACCGCCGTCCGCAAAGGCGACCGCTACATCATTAACGGCTCGAAACATTATATTACGAACGCTGTCGACGCCCATGTGTTTACCGTCATGGCAGTCACCGATCCGTCGAAAGGCCCGAAAGGCATCACGTCCTTTATCGTAGAAAAAGATTTTCCCGGCTTTATCGTCGGAAAAGTCGAGCGGAAAATGGGGCTGCGCGGATCGCATTCGGCTGAGCTGTTTTTTGACAACTTGGAAGTGCCGGCCGAAAACGTGCTCGGGAGAGAAGGCGAAGGGTATGTCAACGCCTTGAAGATTTTAGCGAACGGCCGTGCTGGTCTTGCCGCGCGCAACCTCGGCTCGTGCATCCGCCTCTTGGAATACTGCATGGAATACGCCGAACAGCGTGAACAGTTCGGCAAGCCGATTATCGAGCAGCAAGCGATCCAGCATATGCTGGCGGAAATGAGCATGTTGATCGAAGTGCTGCGTTCGACCGTCTACCGCGTCGCCTGGATGGTCGACCAAAAGATGCGCGTCGTCAAAGAAGCGGCCATCGCCAAGCTGTTCGGTTCGGAAGTGTACAACAAAATCGCTGACATGGCCGTGCAAATCCACGGCGGCCTCGGCTACATGAAAGACTACCCGATCGAACGTTACTTCCGCGATGCCCGCATTACGAAAATTTACGAAGGTACCTCGGAAATCCAGCGCAACATCATTGCGAGCGAACTGCGGAAAGAATACGGAAAAGTGCGGGCATGA
- a CDS encoding iron-containing alcohol dehydrogenase — MTTLANFWLRTAIYTGSNTRALVPDLFRGLGAKRVLLLSDRGLEQAGVVEKVASLFDLTTHGVGPELVGIFLDIRQDAESECVNEAVRYARAVGADALLAVGGGSVLDTAKGVKYALFKGLRDIKEAIPGGLRYESFPQAQFIPIPHIAIPTTAGTGSEVSPIAVIYNEELRLKTNIINPFINADVAVLDPDLTVGLPPKVTAFTGMDALTHAIEALASPMATALTDACALQAIRLIRDYLPEAVRDGGDIRARLEMLHASLLGITAFSFALNAIPVHNFAHAYGAMFRIPHGLANAVFLPVVMEAIPELYLPKAKLLAQALGIYDHGQGNEALLVKSIERIRQLRDDIGLPADFADYPMTEEQFAATIPAVASDPAAVSFPMPPELIRAIGERVVKLTVEKG, encoded by the coding sequence ATGACGACGTTAGCGAACTTTTGGCTGCGCACGGCAATTTACACCGGGTCGAACACCCGAGCGCTCGTGCCGGATTTGTTTCGCGGGCTGGGCGCTAAACGGGTGCTATTGCTTTCTGACCGTGGGCTCGAGCAAGCTGGGGTTGTCGAAAAAGTAGCGAGCCTCTTTGACTTGACGACGCATGGAGTCGGACCAGAGCTTGTCGGCATCTTTTTGGATATCCGCCAGGATGCGGAAAGTGAATGCGTCAATGAAGCGGTGCGCTATGCGCGCGCTGTCGGAGCTGACGCCTTGTTGGCGGTCGGCGGCGGCAGTGTGCTGGATACGGCCAAAGGGGTGAAATACGCCCTGTTTAAAGGGTTGCGTGATATTAAAGAGGCGATTCCAGGCGGGCTGCGGTACGAGTCGTTCCCGCAAGCGCAATTCATACCGATCCCGCACATCGCCATCCCGACGACGGCCGGCACGGGGTCGGAAGTATCGCCGATCGCAGTCATTTATAATGAAGAGCTGCGCTTGAAAACGAACATCATCAATCCGTTTATCAACGCTGATGTGGCCGTTTTGGATCCGGATTTAACGGTAGGGCTTCCCCCGAAGGTGACGGCGTTTACCGGCATGGACGCGCTCACCCATGCCATTGAAGCGCTCGCCTCGCCGATGGCGACCGCGCTCACCGATGCATGCGCCTTGCAGGCGATCCGTTTGATTCGTGACTACTTGCCGGAGGCGGTTCGTGACGGCGGGGACATCCGCGCCCGCTTGGAGATGCTGCATGCGAGCTTGCTTGGCATCACCGCGTTCAGCTTTGCGTTAAACGCCATTCCGGTGCACAATTTCGCCCATGCGTACGGAGCGATGTTTCGCATTCCACATGGCTTGGCGAACGCCGTCTTTTTGCCAGTCGTGATGGAAGCGATTCCGGAATTGTATTTGCCGAAAGCGAAGCTGTTGGCTCAAGCGCTTGGCATTTATGATCACGGTCAAGGCAATGAAGCGCTGTTGGTAAAGTCCATTGAGCGAATTCGCCAATTGCGCGATGACATCGGGCTGCCGGCTGATTTTGCCGACTATCCGATGACGGAAGAACAATTCGCGGCGACGATTCCAGCGGTGGCATCTGACCCGGCTGCAGTCAGTTTCCCGATGCCGCCGGAGTTGATTCGGGCCATCGGCGAGCGCGTCGTCAAGCTGACAGTGGAAAAAGGATGA
- a CDS encoding sensor histidine kinase, which yields MESLLIIYKLIVWGYAAFDYISSKQRTGAGFVLVSLIYFCLQLFALIVRHMSWKRGAAFGSVVLLVLAAAFVEPLWALLLPLNGYELASVYIHRVWGIGAVLLTPMIWLDPSAGKLYGFVALFSFVSVTAVKRHIERMEQQEDRLDQMRNDLHRLTRRISEYHQYIKQSEYTLQLEERNRLSQRIHDQIGHSLAGALIQMEAAKRLMDADRDKAKQLLENAIHISKEGMEQIRMTLKQIKPPLEQIGLNRVKLFIEEFSAQHHLPVPLVCKGDLDVITPIQWKVIYENIAEALTNASKYAEATAIAVEIHVLNRVIKVEVKDNGKGAAKIKKGLGIIGMEERAASVHGTVIVDGTNGFSVTTLLPIHE from the coding sequence ATGGAATCGCTGCTGATCATTTACAAGCTGATTGTATGGGGCTATGCGGCATTCGATTACATTTCATCGAAACAGAGAACGGGAGCGGGCTTTGTTCTAGTCTCTCTGATCTATTTTTGTCTTCAGCTGTTTGCCCTGATCGTTCGCCATATGAGTTGGAAAAGGGGAGCGGCGTTTGGTTCCGTTGTTCTTCTCGTTCTAGCCGCCGCCTTTGTGGAGCCGCTGTGGGCGTTGTTGCTGCCTCTCAATGGGTATGAGCTGGCCTCCGTGTATATCCACCGAGTTTGGGGGATCGGGGCGGTGTTGTTGACGCCGATGATTTGGCTTGATCCATCGGCGGGGAAATTATACGGCTTTGTGGCATTGTTCAGTTTTGTCAGCGTGACGGCAGTCAAGCGGCACATCGAGCGGATGGAACAACAAGAAGATCGTTTGGATCAAATGCGCAACGATTTGCATCGGCTGACAAGAAGGATCAGCGAATATCATCAATACATCAAGCAGTCGGAATATACGTTGCAGTTGGAAGAACGGAACCGTCTGTCGCAGCGCATCCATGACCAAATCGGCCACTCGCTCGCTGGAGCGCTCATTCAGATGGAGGCGGCCAAACGGTTGATGGATGCGGACCGCGACAAGGCGAAACAACTGTTGGAAAACGCCATCCATATTTCCAAAGAAGGCATGGAACAAATCCGGATGACATTAAAACAGATCAAACCACCGCTCGAGCAAATCGGGCTGAATCGGGTGAAATTATTCATTGAAGAATTTTCCGCCCAACATCATCTCCCGGTTCCGCTCGTATGCAAAGGGGATTTGGATGTGATTACACCAATCCAATGGAAAGTGATTTATGAGAACATTGCCGAAGCGTTGACGAATGCGAGCAAATACGCTGAGGCCACGGCCATTGCCGTTGAAATTCACGTGTTGAATCGAGTCATCAAGGTGGAAGTGAAAGATAACGGGAAAGGTGCGGCCAAGATCAAGAAAGGACTTGGGATCATCGGCATGGAGGAACGGGCGGCCTCTGTTCATGGCACGGTCATTGTCGATGGAACGAACGGTTTCTCTGTCACGACGTTGCTTCCGATTCATGAGTAA
- a CDS encoding ABC transporter permease yields MNIFRIAAKEIKSDFRDVRTLFFMLLFPIVLMFILGTALSNTFHWTISVGDVHVLYNDQKAGPLSPYIQTMIQAGKKAHIDFQKASDRIKGTKAVQEGKADGYIEIGPRGVELYTNERNKIKGSLVEGVMAAFVGRYELAMAVSEVKPGFVPSNKSVHDEYIQERSLHSKRKPGAMDYYAVAMTTMIALYSALPGSSLLRGERTRKTADRLLAAPVRKSEIFIGKLAGNVAANFLCVALVMLFSKWVFHADWGHHVSLVWLLMLTEVVLAISFGLGMSYMARTEGAARTIAMVIIQLSSFFGGAYFPIDETAWYAHLSPLSWMNETIFKIVYANDLSSVVPTMLLNIGIAALFLLIAVASVARREGL; encoded by the coding sequence TTGAATATTTTTCGCATTGCAGCCAAGGAAATCAAAAGCGATTTTCGTGATGTCCGGACGCTATTTTTTATGCTGCTGTTTCCGATCGTACTGATGTTCATCTTAGGAACAGCCCTTTCCAACACGTTTCACTGGACGATTTCCGTCGGTGATGTACACGTCTTGTACAACGATCAAAAAGCAGGGCCGTTGTCGCCGTATATTCAAACGATGATCCAAGCAGGGAAGAAAGCCCACATCGATTTTCAAAAGGCATCCGACCGGATAAAAGGAACGAAAGCGGTGCAGGAAGGAAAAGCGGATGGATACATCGAGATCGGCCCGCGTGGAGTGGAGTTGTACACCAATGAACGCAACAAGATCAAAGGAAGTCTTGTTGAGGGGGTGATGGCCGCGTTTGTCGGCCGATACGAGCTGGCGATGGCCGTTTCAGAGGTGAAGCCCGGTTTTGTTCCATCAAATAAAAGTGTGCATGATGAGTATATTCAAGAACGGTCGCTGCATTCCAAGCGCAAACCGGGAGCCATGGATTATTATGCGGTGGCGATGACGACGATGATCGCTTTGTACAGCGCATTGCCGGGCAGTTCGTTGCTGCGGGGGGAGCGAACGCGGAAGACGGCTGATCGCCTTTTGGCTGCTCCTGTTCGCAAAAGCGAGATTTTTATTGGAAAGCTGGCCGGGAACGTCGCGGCGAATTTTCTTTGTGTTGCACTCGTCATGTTGTTCAGCAAATGGGTGTTTCATGCCGATTGGGGGCATCACGTAAGTCTCGTATGGTTGCTTATGTTGACCGAGGTGGTCTTAGCCATCAGCTTTGGTCTAGGGATGAGCTATATGGCAAGGACGGAAGGAGCGGCGCGAACGATTGCGATGGTCATCATTCAGCTGTCTTCCTTTTTCGGCGGCGCTTATTTTCCGATCGATGAAACAGCATGGTATGCCCATTTGTCTCCGCTTTCTTGGATGAATGAAACGATTTTCAAAATCGTGTATGCGAACGATTTGTCAAGCGTCGTTCCAACTATGCTGCTTAATATCGGTATAGCGGCGTTGTTTTTATTGATCGCGGTGGCATCTGTAGCGAGACGGGAGGGATTATAA
- a CDS encoding DsbA family oxidoreductase: MKIEVWSDFVCPFCYIGKRRLEQALEQFPHREDVEVVFRSFELDPNAKKETPLTIHEIIANKYGISIEEAKRANADIGRQAEAVGLTFRFETMKPTNTFDAHRLAHYAKEKGKLNEMVERLFYAYFTESKRISDRDVLLAIAEATGLDRAEAEEVLASGRYTEEVRRDEEEAAALGVRGVPFFVLNGKYAISGAQPVDVFRRALEKVWEEEQQASPLRSLAGEGGMCADGSCLID; this comes from the coding sequence GTGAAAATTGAAGTATGGTCCGATTTTGTCTGCCCGTTTTGCTATATCGGCAAACGTCGCTTGGAACAGGCGCTTGAACAGTTTCCGCACCGAGAAGATGTTGAGGTTGTATTTCGCAGCTTTGAATTGGATCCGAATGCGAAAAAAGAAACGCCATTGACGATTCACGAAATCATTGCTAACAAATACGGCATTTCAATCGAGGAAGCGAAGCGGGCCAATGCCGATATCGGCAGGCAGGCGGAAGCGGTCGGATTGACATTCCGCTTTGAGACGATGAAGCCGACGAATACGTTTGACGCCCACCGTTTGGCTCATTATGCCAAGGAAAAAGGGAAGCTGAATGAAATGGTGGAACGGCTGTTTTATGCGTATTTCACGGAGTCAAAGCGAATCAGCGACCGCGATGTGCTGCTTGCGATCGCCGAAGCAACCGGGCTTGACCGGGCGGAAGCCGAAGAGGTGTTGGCAAGTGGTCGTTATACAGAAGAGGTGCGCCGCGACGAGGAAGAAGCAGCGGCGTTGGGCGTCCGCGGCGTACCGTTTTTCGTGCTGAATGGGAAGTATGCGATTTCGGGGGCCCAGCCGGTTGACGTGTTCCGGCGGGCGCTAGAGAAAGTATGGGAGGAAGAACAACAAGCTTCCCCGTTGCGGTCGTTGGCGGGTGAAGGCGGAATGTGCGCAGACGGAAGCTGCTTGATTGACTAA
- a CDS encoding aldehyde dehydrogenase family protein yields the protein MTTHVQVHHFPLFIDGQWQPATSGETFHVYNPATGEVVATVAKATADDVDRAVKAARKAFDETDWKAMKPKERARVLNAIAQAIAANAQELAYLEAISSGGTIRRISSIDILQTVDLFQTMANIVQEYPFSETLPIPPFPGPAHNFVWREPIGVCAAITPWNLPLMIASWKIAPALAAGNTIVVKPASYTPLSTLKLAEIISSFVPPGVINVVAGPGADVGEALVRHPQVDKVAFTGSTEVGRRIMALAAETVKNVTLELGGKSPNILLEDADLDLAVPGSLFGVFLHSGQLCESGTRLFVPERLHDEVVERLVALTKTLQIGHPLDPATDVGPVISKRQKETVLSYIEAGKQEGATIVCGGHEVEVPGCEGGHFVAPTIFSNVTNDMKIAQEEIFGPVLSIIRYHDVEEAVAMANDTIYGLAAGVWTRDVNKAYAIAGRLQAGVVWINDWHMLRNDAPFGGYKQSGIGREMGKYSLDAYTQLKHVHTSMVPELGKRKWYQVLFSRLHTMMKK from the coding sequence ATGACCACTCATGTGCAAGTGCATCATTTTCCACTCTTCATTGACGGCCAATGGCAGCCGGCAACGAGCGGGGAAACGTTTCACGTATACAATCCGGCGACCGGAGAGGTGGTGGCGACTGTCGCGAAGGCGACAGCGGATGATGTTGACCGGGCGGTGAAGGCGGCGCGCAAGGCGTTTGACGAGACCGATTGGAAGGCAATGAAACCGAAAGAACGGGCGCGCGTGCTGAATGCGATCGCCCAAGCCATTGCCGCCAACGCTCAAGAGCTCGCCTATTTGGAAGCAATCTCAAGCGGAGGGACGATCCGGCGCATCAGCTCGATCGATATTTTGCAGACGGTCGATCTATTCCAAACGATGGCAAACATCGTCCAAGAGTACCCGTTTTCGGAAACACTGCCGATTCCGCCGTTTCCCGGACCGGCGCATAACTTTGTTTGGCGCGAGCCGATCGGGGTTTGCGCGGCGATCACACCATGGAACTTGCCGCTCATGATCGCGTCGTGGAAAATCGCCCCGGCGCTGGCAGCGGGCAATACGATCGTCGTGAAACCGGCGAGCTACACACCGCTGTCGACACTGAAGCTGGCGGAAATCATTTCGTCCTTCGTGCCGCCGGGGGTCATCAACGTGGTGGCTGGTCCCGGCGCCGATGTCGGGGAGGCGCTTGTCCGCCATCCGCAAGTTGACAAGGTGGCGTTCACCGGTTCGACGGAAGTCGGCCGCCGCATTATGGCGTTGGCGGCGGAAACGGTGAAAAACGTTACGCTTGAGCTTGGCGGCAAGTCGCCGAACATTTTGCTCGAAGATGCGGATTTGGACCTTGCCGTTCCCGGCAGTTTGTTTGGCGTCTTTTTGCACTCTGGTCAGTTGTGCGAATCGGGAACAAGGCTGTTTGTGCCTGAACGGCTCCATGATGAAGTGGTCGAGCGGCTTGTCGCCCTGACGAAGACGCTGCAAATCGGCCATCCGCTCGATCCGGCGACCGACGTCGGGCCGGTTATCTCCAAGCGGCAAAAAGAGACAGTGCTCTCCTATATTGAAGCCGGCAAGCAAGAAGGTGCGACCATTGTATGCGGAGGTCATGAAGTCGAAGTGCCCGGCTGTGAAGGCGGCCATTTTGTCGCGCCGACGATTTTTTCGAATGTCACGAATGACATGAAAATCGCTCAAGAAGAGATTTTCGGTCCAGTGTTGTCGATCATCCGCTATCATGACGTGGAAGAAGCGGTGGCGATGGCCAACGACACGATCTACGGGCTTGCGGCCGGCGTCTGGACGCGAGACGTCAACAAGGCGTACGCCATCGCCGGGCGCCTGCAGGCTGGCGTCGTCTGGATCAATGACTGGCATATGCTTCGCAATGACGCGCCGTTTGGCGGCTACAAACAAAGCGGCATCGGGCGCGAGATGGGCAAATATTCACTTGATGCTTACACGCAGCTGAAGCATGTGCACACATCAATGGTGCCGGAGCTTGGGAAACGGAAATGGTATCAAGTGCTGTTTTCTCGCCTGCACACCATGATGAAAAAGTAA